Proteins from one Nitrobacteraceae bacterium AZCC 2146 genomic window:
- a CDS encoding pyruvate dehydrogenase (quinone) (product_source=KO:K00156; cath_funfam=3.40.50.1220,3.40.50.970; cog=COG0028; ko=KO:K00156; pfam=PF00205,PF02775,PF02776; superfamily=52467,52518): MASVADVIIETLEQAGVERIYGVVGDSLNGLIESLRTRETIKWVHVRHEEVAAFAASGEAQLTGKLAVCAGSCGPGNLHLINGLYDAQRSRTPVLAIAAHIPSGEIGGGYFQETHPQNLFRECSVYCELVSDPAQMPFVLENAIRASVGERGVAVIVIPGDVALKAAPKRALTKTRGLLPSAPVVRPTEADIDALAALLNGSERVTLLCGRGCSGAHAPLMELAGALKSPIVHALGGKEHVEYDNPYDVGLTGFIGFSSGYAAMHTCEVLLLLGTDFPYKQFIPTDVRVAQVDIRPGQLGRRAKLEIGIVGDVGETIRALLPKLRAKSDRRHLDENLARYKSARKGLDELAAGTPGRKPIHPQYLTRLVSEAASEDAVFTFDVGTPTIWAARYVGMNGRRRLIGSLVHGSMANAMPQAIGVQAAQTDRQVISLSGDGGFSMLMGDLITLKQMNLPVKIVIFNNGVLGFVALEMKASGFVESGTDLDNPDFAAMARAMGIHAVRVDDPGDLPGAIAEVLSHDGPALLDVVTAKHELSMPPTIELEQIKGFSLWMIRAVMSGRGDEVIDLARTNLLPR; the protein is encoded by the coding sequence ATGGCAAGCGTGGCCGATGTGATCATCGAAACGTTGGAACAAGCCGGGGTCGAGCGCATCTACGGCGTGGTCGGCGACAGCCTGAACGGGCTGATCGAGTCCTTACGCACCCGAGAGACGATCAAATGGGTTCACGTCCGCCACGAGGAGGTGGCCGCCTTCGCCGCGTCGGGTGAAGCTCAGCTGACCGGAAAACTCGCCGTGTGTGCGGGGTCCTGTGGGCCCGGAAACCTTCATCTTATCAATGGCCTTTATGACGCACAGCGAAGCCGCACTCCCGTGTTGGCTATAGCGGCTCACATCCCATCCGGAGAGATCGGCGGCGGTTACTTCCAGGAAACGCATCCGCAGAATCTCTTCCGTGAGTGCAGTGTCTACTGCGAACTTGTGTCGGATCCCGCGCAAATGCCCTTCGTGCTCGAGAACGCCATTCGGGCGTCGGTCGGCGAGCGCGGCGTGGCGGTAATTGTCATTCCGGGCGATGTTGCGCTCAAGGCGGCTCCGAAAAGAGCGTTGACGAAAACGCGGGGATTGTTGCCGTCCGCTCCGGTTGTACGGCCGACTGAAGCGGATATCGACGCGCTGGCGGCGCTTCTGAACGGCTCCGAGCGCGTAACTCTGCTCTGTGGACGCGGATGTTCGGGAGCACACGCGCCGTTGATGGAACTTGCCGGGGCGCTCAAGAGCCCGATCGTACATGCTCTCGGTGGCAAGGAGCATGTCGAATACGACAATCCCTACGATGTCGGGCTAACCGGGTTCATCGGCTTTTCGTCGGGCTACGCGGCGATGCACACCTGCGAGGTGCTCCTGCTGCTCGGGACCGACTTCCCGTACAAGCAATTCATTCCGACGGACGTCCGCGTTGCCCAGGTCGACATCAGACCAGGGCAACTCGGGCGTCGCGCAAAGTTGGAGATCGGAATCGTTGGGGACGTTGGAGAGACGATACGGGCCCTGCTTCCAAAACTGCGGGCTAAGTCGGATCGCCGGCATCTGGACGAAAATCTCGCCCGCTATAAATCGGCGCGTAAAGGACTTGATGAACTCGCGGCCGGCACCCCTGGGCGCAAACCGATACACCCGCAATATCTAACGCGACTCGTCAGCGAAGCCGCTTCCGAGGACGCCGTTTTCACCTTCGACGTGGGTACGCCAACGATCTGGGCGGCACGGTACGTCGGAATGAACGGTCGCCGCCGCCTGATCGGATCGCTCGTCCACGGCTCGATGGCGAACGCGATGCCTCAGGCGATCGGTGTTCAGGCGGCGCAAACAGACCGTCAGGTCATCTCGCTGTCTGGCGACGGCGGCTTCTCGATGTTGATGGGAGACCTGATCACGTTGAAACAGATGAACCTGCCGGTGAAAATCGTGATCTTCAACAATGGCGTGCTTGGCTTCGTTGCACTGGAGATGAAGGCGTCGGGGTTCGTCGAGAGCGGCACCGATCTGGATAACCCGGATTTTGCAGCGATGGCCAGGGCTATGGGTATTCACGCGGTTCGCGTCGACGATCCGGGTGATCTCCCCGGTGCCATCGCCGAGGTCCTCTCCCACGATGGGCCCGCGCTTCTCGACGTCGTCACGGCGAAGCATGAATTGTCCATGCCACCTACCATCGAATTGGAGCAGATCAAAGGATTCAGCCTTTGGATGATTCGCGCGGTGATGAGTGGCCGCGGAGACGAAGTCATCGATCTCGCGCGGACGAACTTGCTGCCTCGTTGA
- a CDS encoding hypothetical protein (product_source=Hypo-rule applied) gives MQSHRFPDALSRERKFVQVQTCRVADSVGESRTGRPLGGFRNTEEAIARTIDDVDLDGMRHIAEAKDRIC, from the coding sequence TTGCAATCCCATCGCTTCCCTGATGCGCTGAGCCGTGAACGGAAGTTCGTACAGGTGCAAACCTGTCGCGTTGCGGATAGCGTTGGCGAGAGCCGCACCGGACGGCCCTTGGGCGGCTTCCGCAACACCGAAGAAGCCATCGCCCGGACGATCGATGACGTGGACCTCGATGGAATGCGGCACATCGCCGAAGCGAAGGATCGGATATGCTGA
- a CDS encoding putative ATPase/DNA-binding winged helix-turn-helix (wHTH) protein (product_source=COG3903/COG3710; cath_funfam=1.10.10.10,1.25.40.10,3.40.50.300; cog=COG3710,COG3903; pfam=PF00486,PF00931; smart=SM00382; superfamily=46894,48452,52540) codes for MGDELQRSWVASFGPFRLFAAERLLEKAGEPLQLGGRALDILIVLVERAGEVVSRKELISRVWPDVFVDEANLRVHVSHLRKALGEGHDGARYVANVPGRGYCFVAPVTRSASQRSAPQARSLVSDRRHKLPARLTRMVGRDDTVRALSAQLMTQRFVSIVGPGGMGKTTVAVSIAHALIDDFEGAVFFVDLGALTDPGLLPTAVASALGFIMQAQDPFRNLLAFLSERRALIVLDSCEHVIDAAAALAEPVVSAAPQTHILATSREALRVEGEHVHLLYPLGGPLDDVGLTAAEALTFPAVQLFMERAAASGNRSGLSDADAPIVAGICRRLDGIALAIELAASRVSSLGIRGTAELLDNRFKLLWQGRRTALPRHQTLNAMFDWSYNLLQERDKLVLCRLSVFVGVFTLKAVLSVASTEANAPEVVDAVASLIAKSLVSMTTIGESTYYRLLDTTQAYAASILAERGEADNLARRHAIYYSSYLEHDEVVQSAFGGHDLSGYAPHIGNVRAALEWAFSDRGDVAVGSELATWAAPLFVGLSLLDECRSWCEQALAALDDAGRGTRREMILQEALALSSMFTKGNGDEVRAAIERGIALSEIFEDQDHQLQLLAGLNIFLTRIGDFRGALIVAERGVVIARAAANTAGLVMSDWMLGVSHHLVGNQAEAQHHCEAGMAKAVELGQLNANFFGYDHRIRALVALARALWLRGFSEQALRMAQQAIDEAERRGHPVSVCISLIYAAPVFLWSGDLERAADLIERLSAYAGRYSLAPYRAVGMALRGQLAVIRDQAAAGLILLRDALDTLHAEQHNILATVFTSALAGGLWKTGQFDEALITINGAVARAASCGATFDKAELLRIKGQILAAMPRPDRASAADCLMHSLAVAREQSALAWELRSATALARLLSENGQRDQARDTLAPVYDRFTEGFETEDLRVAQRLIHDLA; via the coding sequence ATGGGCGACGAGTTACAGAGAAGTTGGGTTGCGTCATTTGGCCCATTTCGTCTTTTTGCGGCCGAAAGGCTGCTTGAGAAAGCGGGCGAGCCGCTTCAGCTTGGTGGTCGCGCACTTGATATCCTGATTGTTCTGGTCGAACGGGCCGGAGAAGTCGTCAGCCGCAAGGAACTGATCTCGCGAGTCTGGCCAGATGTCTTTGTGGATGAGGCCAACCTCCGTGTCCATGTGTCTCACCTTCGCAAAGCGCTTGGAGAGGGCCACGACGGCGCCCGTTACGTCGCAAATGTCCCCGGTCGGGGCTATTGCTTCGTCGCTCCGGTGACACGATCGGCATCACAACGATCAGCCCCGCAAGCCCGGTCGCTTGTCAGCGATCGGCGCCACAAACTGCCGGCGCGGTTGACGAGAATGGTCGGCCGCGACGATACCGTCCGCGCGCTGTCGGCCCAGCTGATGACGCAGCGCTTCGTCAGCATTGTTGGCCCGGGCGGCATGGGCAAAACAACCGTCGCAGTCTCGATTGCCCACGCACTGATTGATGATTTCGAGGGCGCGGTTTTCTTCGTCGACCTGGGAGCGTTGACCGATCCCGGTCTTCTGCCAACGGCGGTTGCATCGGCGCTCGGATTCATAATGCAAGCTCAGGATCCTTTCCGGAATCTGTTGGCCTTTCTCAGCGAGAGGCGGGCCCTCATTGTGCTCGATAGTTGCGAGCACGTGATCGACGCAGCGGCGGCGTTGGCCGAACCAGTTGTCAGCGCGGCGCCGCAAACGCACATCTTGGCAACCAGCCGGGAAGCACTGCGGGTCGAAGGCGAACATGTTCACCTGCTGTATCCGCTCGGTGGCCCACTCGATGATGTCGGCCTGACAGCTGCTGAAGCGCTCACGTTTCCGGCTGTGCAGCTTTTCATGGAGCGCGCGGCAGCGAGCGGCAATCGCTCCGGGTTGAGCGATGCCGATGCGCCGATCGTCGCCGGGATCTGCCGCAGGCTCGACGGAATTGCGCTTGCCATCGAACTTGCGGCCAGTCGCGTCAGTTCCCTTGGGATTCGCGGAACGGCAGAACTGCTCGATAATCGTTTCAAGCTGCTCTGGCAGGGCCGGCGCACTGCGCTGCCGCGCCACCAGACACTGAACGCGATGTTCGACTGGAGCTATAACCTGCTGCAGGAGCGCGACAAGCTGGTCCTGTGCAGGTTGTCGGTCTTCGTCGGGGTCTTCACGCTCAAGGCCGTTCTGTCGGTCGCCAGCACGGAGGCAAACGCCCCGGAGGTCGTCGATGCGGTGGCGAGCCTGATTGCGAAGTCGCTGGTATCGATGACCACAATTGGCGAATCGACATATTATCGGCTGCTCGACACCACACAGGCCTACGCCGCGAGCATACTTGCCGAACGCGGCGAGGCTGACAACCTCGCTAGGCGCCATGCGATTTACTACTCCAGTTATCTCGAACACGACGAGGTCGTCCAATCGGCCTTTGGCGGGCACGATCTGTCAGGATACGCGCCTCATATCGGGAATGTGCGAGCGGCCCTCGAATGGGCGTTCTCGGATCGCGGCGACGTCGCCGTCGGTTCCGAACTCGCCACGTGGGCGGCGCCATTGTTCGTGGGGTTGTCGCTGCTCGACGAATGCAGGAGCTGGTGCGAGCAGGCGCTGGCCGCTCTCGACGATGCCGGTCGCGGAACCAGACGGGAGATGATTCTCCAGGAGGCCCTGGCGCTATCGTCGATGTTTACCAAAGGAAACGGTGACGAGGTTCGCGCCGCAATCGAGCGCGGAATAGCGCTTTCGGAAATCTTCGAGGACCAAGACCATCAGCTTCAGCTTCTTGCCGGTCTGAACATTTTCCTCACGCGAATTGGCGATTTTCGTGGCGCATTGATTGTTGCAGAACGGGGAGTCGTGATCGCTCGGGCAGCTGCAAACACGGCTGGCCTTGTCATGTCGGACTGGATGCTCGGCGTTTCTCATCATCTGGTGGGAAATCAGGCTGAGGCACAACACCATTGCGAGGCCGGTATGGCCAAGGCCGTCGAGCTGGGCCAGCTCAATGCCAACTTCTTTGGCTACGATCATCGTATCCGCGCGCTTGTCGCCCTCGCCCGTGCCCTGTGGCTGCGCGGCTTTTCAGAGCAGGCGCTCAGAATGGCGCAGCAGGCCATCGACGAAGCCGAGCGTCGTGGTCATCCGGTTTCGGTCTGCATCTCGCTGATTTATGCGGCACCGGTCTTTCTCTGGAGCGGCGACCTGGAACGAGCCGCGGACCTCATCGAGCGATTGAGCGCCTATGCCGGACGATACTCGCTGGCGCCGTATCGCGCCGTCGGCATGGCGCTAAGAGGCCAACTCGCCGTGATACGTGACCAAGCGGCAGCCGGCCTCATTTTGTTGCGGGACGCGCTCGATACGCTGCATGCTGAACAGCACAACATCCTCGCCACAGTTTTCACCAGCGCGCTGGCGGGAGGCCTCTGGAAGACCGGACAGTTCGACGAAGCGCTGATTACCATCAACGGGGCCGTCGCACGCGCGGCCAGTTGTGGAGCGACGTTCGACAAGGCAGAACTGCTGCGGATCAAGGGACAAATTCTCGCGGCAATGCCGCGACCGGACCGGGCGTCAGCCGCGGACTGCTTGATGCATTCGCTCGCCGTGGCGCGAGAGCAGTCTGCGCTGGCTTGGGAGCTGCGATCGGCAACGGCTTTGGCCCGCTTGCTGTCCGAGAACGGACAGCGCGACCAGGCCCGCGACACACTCGCTCCGGTCTATGACCGGTTCACGGAAGGTTTCGAAACGGAGGATCTTCGTGTCGCGCAGCGTCTCATCCACGATTTGGCGTAG
- a CDS encoding hypothetical protein (product_source=Hypo-rule applied), with product MLSGAIRTQAPNAIPGRLMQTLWRLLLTGRVKSSWREPDLYLWKDRLKRDGLTATLRLELRELLSPKVALKKPFRWGTAEEGTEEPTRIKQLVGWELVLAADHVHSSLRDLADERWRAMLPALLDDFQQLLRDALDLLRELGEADDRDDRSHWDLPSISPHWQNRGFRDWVTLIELLRDAWLATRDSDPERARRIALGWFDVPYPTFKRLALFAASRADCIDPAQWVEWLVLDDAWWLWSVGTKRETMRLLVQQGAKLSPEARTTLETMILSGPPRPMYRDDLESESWQPLVDHSVWLHLAKLREGGGQLGEAASKRIDNLTIANPKWRLADNEQDEFSHWMSGTGDPDYEASRDVDIAPRKRADLVLWLKQSPREWQPHHEDTWRETCRTRFFHSFLALCDLTREKLWPAERWRDALQAWSEERLVLRSWRYAAPLVKNMPDAIMRENAQSITWWIEAASKVIDRHEMILLDLCRRVLAWLREPSTGIRQNGKPINEPVTEAINHPIGHIAQALLNLWLNRKPNDNDLLPEDIEPFFTQMCDVEIERFRHGRVLLASRLIVLFRVDRSWTEKHMLPLFDWTRSSVEAKATWEGFLWSPRLYRPLMIAFKLQFLATAHHYEDLGEHGRQTGQTGNRDNPANVQGVIA from the coding sequence ATGCTTTCAGGAGCTATCCGCACCCAAGCGCCCAACGCCATTCCTGGGCGTCTGATGCAAACGCTATGGCGCTTGCTGCTCACCGGGCGGGTGAAATCATCATGGCGCGAGCCGGACCTTTACCTTTGGAAGGATCGGCTGAAACGCGATGGGCTCACGGCTACGCTGCGGTTGGAATTGCGCGAGTTACTGTCGCCCAAGGTGGCGTTGAAAAAGCCGTTTCGTTGGGGCACAGCGGAAGAAGGCACAGAAGAGCCCACGCGCATCAAGCAATTGGTGGGCTGGGAACTGGTGCTGGCCGCCGACCATGTGCATTCCTCTCTTCGCGATCTAGCCGACGAGCGCTGGCGAGCAATGTTGCCGGCACTGCTCGATGACTTTCAGCAACTGCTGCGCGACGCACTAGATTTGCTGCGCGAATTGGGTGAGGCAGATGATCGAGACGATCGTTCGCATTGGGATTTGCCGTCGATCAGTCCGCATTGGCAAAACCGGGGATTCCGCGACTGGGTGACGTTGATCGAACTACTGCGTGACGCGTGGCTGGCAACGAGAGACAGCGACCCGGAGCGCGCCCGCCGGATAGCGTTGGGATGGTTCGATGTGCCGTATCCGACGTTCAAGCGACTGGCCTTGTTTGCCGCCAGTCGAGCCGATTGCATCGATCCCGCGCAGTGGGTCGAGTGGCTGGTATTGGACGACGCGTGGTGGCTGTGGTCTGTGGGCACAAAGCGGGAAACGATGCGTTTGCTAGTGCAGCAAGGGGCAAAGCTCTCGCCGGAGGCCCGTACCACACTGGAAACGATGATTCTTTCCGGTCCGCCACGGCCCATGTATCGGGACGACCTCGAATCCGAGAGTTGGCAACCGCTGGTTGATCACTCAGTCTGGCTGCATCTTGCCAAATTGCGCGAAGGGGGCGGTCAGCTCGGCGAGGCTGCCTCAAAGCGCATCGACAACCTTACAATAGCAAATCCCAAATGGCGATTGGCGGACAACGAACAGGACGAGTTCTCTCATTGGATGAGCGGTACCGGCGACCCGGACTATGAAGCTAGTCGCGATGTCGATATCGCACCCCGGAAGCGAGCGGACCTGGTCCTATGGCTCAAACAGTCGCCGCGTGAGTGGCAACCTCATCATGAAGACACTTGGCGGGAGACCTGTCGCACTCGCTTTTTCCATAGTTTCTTGGCCCTGTGTGACTTGACCCGAGAAAAGCTCTGGCCGGCAGAGCGGTGGAGAGATGCCCTGCAAGCTTGGAGCGAGGAGCGCCTAGTTCTGCGGTCATGGCGCTATGCGGCACCTTTGGTGAAGAACATGCCCGATGCGATTATGCGAGAAAACGCGCAAAGCATCACTTGGTGGATTGAGGCAGCGTCCAAGGTGATTGACCGCCATGAGATGATCCTGCTGGACCTTTGCAGGCGCGTGCTGGCGTGGCTCCGAGAACCGAGCACCGGCATCCGTCAAAACGGCAAACCGATCAACGAACCGGTGACCGAGGCCATCAACCATCCTATTGGCCATATCGCGCAGGCGCTGCTGAATCTTTGGCTTAATCGCAAACCTAATGACAATGATTTGCTACCGGAGGACATTGAGCCCTTTTTCACGCAAATGTGCGATGTCGAAATCGAGAGATTTCGACATGGACGCGTGTTGCTGGCATCGCGGCTGATTGTGTTGTTCCGGGTAGATCGCTCCTGGACGGAAAAACACATGCTGCCTTTGTTCGACTGGACACGCAGTTCGGTTGAAGCCAAGGCGACCTGGGAAGGCTTCCTTTGGTCCCCGAGGCTGTACCGTCCACTCATGATCGCTTTCAAATTGCAGTTCCTTGCCACAGCGCATCACTATGAGGACCTTGGTGAGCATGGCCGCCAAACCGGTCAGACCGGGAACAGGGACAACCCAGCGAATGTCCAAGGCGTCATAGCCTGA
- a CDS encoding AraC family transcriptional regulator (product_source=KO:K07506; cath_funfam=1.10.10.60; cog=COG2207; ko=KO:K07506; pfam=PF12833; smart=SM00342; superfamily=46689): protein MRNSRVKPPTVCRYGVEKYGSGGPLVSSAGRGWSGLWAELRSHSGVIEWKGTQPVTEICVDIYGNGSIVDRQGGGIFDRTVAERGTIWLSPAGRKSSLVEVSHPVPGIMHMYLSTSHFSLASVGIDLDVSVIGSRRHESGFQDPLVAQIAYAIASELQTQTSSGRLLAETLASTLAVRLVQNHVSPSCAPAFQLITQGGLDRRRLSRVLDYIADHLEGDFTLDHLASIARLSRFHFARAFKAATGQPPHRYVSAKRLTRAKALLIRGDRTLVDIALALNFSCQANFTRAFRRGTGLTPGQYRKTFGLK from the coding sequence GTGAGAAATTCGCGGGTGAAACCGCCGACGGTGTGCAGGTACGGTGTCGAGAAATATGGCTCGGGTGGGCCGCTCGTTTCCTCAGCCGGCCGAGGTTGGTCGGGGCTGTGGGCTGAACTTCGAAGTCACAGCGGCGTCATCGAATGGAAAGGTACGCAACCCGTTACCGAAATCTGCGTCGATATCTATGGCAATGGCTCAATCGTTGACCGGCAGGGCGGCGGCATCTTCGACCGAACCGTTGCCGAGCGGGGGACAATTTGGCTCTCTCCCGCGGGCAGGAAGTCTTCTTTGGTCGAGGTCTCCCATCCGGTGCCAGGAATTATGCATATGTATCTTTCGACCAGCCACTTCTCACTGGCCAGCGTAGGCATCGATCTCGATGTGTCAGTAATCGGATCGCGGCGTCACGAAAGCGGTTTCCAAGACCCTCTAGTGGCTCAGATTGCATACGCCATTGCATCAGAACTGCAGACCCAGACCTCTTCCGGCAGGCTGCTCGCCGAAACCCTGGCGTCAACTCTCGCTGTAAGACTGGTTCAAAACCACGTCAGTCCATCATGTGCCCCGGCGTTTCAACTTATCACACAGGGAGGGCTCGATCGACGCAGACTTTCCCGCGTACTGGATTACATAGCGGATCATTTGGAAGGTGATTTTACGCTTGACCACCTCGCATCGATTGCGCGCCTGAGCCGGTTTCATTTCGCGCGAGCATTCAAGGCGGCGACAGGGCAACCGCCTCATCGGTACGTCAGCGCGAAACGTCTCACGCGTGCGAAAGCGCTGTTGATCCGAGGAGACCGGACTTTGGTTGATATTGCGCTCGCACTCAATTTTTCATGCCAGGCCAATTTCACACGAGCATTTCGCCGGGGGACCGGTCTGACACCTGGTCAGTATCGGAAGACTTTCGGGCTAAAGTGA
- a CDS encoding AraC-like DNA-binding protein (product_source=COG2207; cath_funfam=1.10.10.60; cog=COG2207; pfam=PF12625,PF12833; smart=SM00342; superfamily=46689,55486): protein MGATTKLNGGVTMSRPGPDDKIYPAIKLATVLNALADEGVSTEGALARLRLSKGAISSPATRVSLNQVIECYRNVDRIAHDRHFAYHAGLRCHVSAYGMYGFAILSSMNYRQTIHFAVKYHQLATPLTEIHFEEKRGCGIWTFTPLPYSRVNARLYKFLVEMQFGTILSLHRDVMGPSFAARELHVTYGPTDDSRQYPNIFGCPVLFHQSENKFIFDAAWLDGTPKLGNEITYSMVLGLCDGLMEEFELRIGLVGQVRQILLANRMRPTGFSDIADHLNMSARTLRRKLREENTSFRRLADDLRMQMAIKYLRDTDLTVEDIAEVLGFSDAANFRHAFRRWTKTAPHQFRAISGKTLVVV, encoded by the coding sequence ATGGGTGCGACCACGAAATTGAATGGGGGCGTGACAATGAGCAGGCCCGGACCGGACGATAAAATTTATCCGGCCATCAAGCTTGCAACCGTCCTCAATGCTCTCGCCGACGAGGGCGTTTCGACGGAGGGTGCGCTCGCCCGGTTGCGCTTGTCCAAAGGCGCGATTTCTTCCCCCGCAACGCGGGTTTCGCTCAATCAAGTCATCGAATGCTATCGTAACGTGGATAGGATCGCACACGACCGTCATTTTGCCTATCATGCAGGCCTGCGATGCCACGTATCCGCATATGGGATGTACGGCTTCGCGATCCTCAGCAGCATGAATTATCGTCAAACTATTCATTTCGCAGTGAAGTACCACCAACTCGCTACACCGCTTACCGAAATCCACTTTGAGGAAAAGCGCGGTTGCGGGATTTGGACTTTCACACCGCTGCCGTATTCGCGCGTCAATGCGCGTCTTTACAAGTTCCTCGTTGAAATGCAGTTCGGCACTATCCTGTCGCTGCATCGCGACGTCATGGGTCCCTCGTTTGCCGCGCGGGAACTTCATGTCACATACGGTCCGACGGACGACTCACGACAATATCCGAACATCTTCGGATGTCCGGTGCTGTTCCACCAATCCGAGAACAAGTTTATCTTCGACGCGGCCTGGCTCGACGGAACACCGAAGCTCGGCAACGAAATCACCTATTCGATGGTGCTCGGGCTGTGCGATGGCCTGATGGAGGAATTCGAGCTTCGCATTGGGCTAGTTGGCCAGGTCCGACAAATCCTCCTGGCCAATCGGATGCGGCCGACGGGTTTCAGCGACATCGCGGACCATCTGAACATGAGCGCGCGCACGCTCCGGAGGAAGCTGCGCGAAGAGAACACGTCCTTCCGCAGATTGGCCGACGATTTGCGAATGCAGATGGCGATTAAATATCTGCGCGACACGGATTTGACCGTTGAAGATATCGCTGAGGTATTGGGCTTCAGCGATGCTGCCAATTTCCGACATGCCTTCCGCCGCTGGACCAAAACAGCGCCGCATCAGTTCAGGGCCATTTCCGGCAAGACCTTGGTGGTAGTTTGA
- a CDS encoding putative ATPase (product_source=COG3903; cog=COG3903; superfamily=48452), whose product MHNFRHRIREIDEILLQTGGGEPDCSPLGDCTFEHATALPRDNRTVASDSVERLVVYARASDHPMSPINALLQSACPVALLVGDLTLAERYVKALMDLSTRHALENLGGRCFAGVLLVKRGDIGAGLELLRAAFARLPLHGLSLHHNLFLAEFADALGRDGKAAEGLSIIDEALARSERDEERWCVAELLRVKGELILRESALQAATAAEEHFLQSLDWARRQGALSWELRTSTSLARLQHDQGRIAEARSLLHSVYDRFSEGFETADLKTAKAYLNSLQ is encoded by the coding sequence ATGCACAATTTCCGGCACAGGATCAGAGAGATTGACGAAATCCTCCTGCAAACCGGCGGGGGAGAGCCAGATTGTTCCCCGCTCGGCGACTGTACGTTCGAACACGCCACCGCCCTGCCGCGTGACAACCGAACCGTTGCCTCGGATAGCGTCGAACGTCTTGTCGTCTACGCTCGCGCCAGCGATCACCCGATGTCGCCGATCAATGCCTTGCTTCAGTCAGCCTGCCCCGTCGCGCTTCTCGTCGGCGATCTGACCTTGGCGGAGCGCTACGTAAAGGCGCTCATGGATCTTTCGACCAGGCACGCGCTGGAGAACCTCGGGGGTCGATGTTTCGCAGGCGTGCTGCTCGTCAAGCGCGGCGACATTGGCGCCGGGTTGGAGCTTCTGCGCGCCGCGTTCGCCCGCCTCCCCCTGCACGGGCTTAGCCTCCATCACAATCTATTTCTCGCCGAGTTTGCGGACGCCCTCGGTCGCGATGGTAAAGCTGCCGAAGGGCTCTCGATCATCGACGAGGCGCTCGCACGGTCCGAGCGCGATGAGGAGCGCTGGTGCGTCGCCGAGCTTCTGCGCGTCAAAGGCGAACTCATCCTGCGAGAGAGCGCACTGCAGGCCGCGACAGCGGCCGAGGAGCACTTTTTGCAGTCGCTCGACTGGGCGCGCCGGCAGGGCGCCCTGTCGTGGGAGCTGCGAACGTCCACAAGCCTTGCGCGACTGCAGCATGACCAGGGTCGGATCGCCGAGGCACGCAGCCTTCTGCATTCGGTGTATGATCGCTTCAGCGAGGGCTTTGAAACCGCCGACCTGAAGACCGCGAAGGCGTATCTCAACTCTTTGCAATAA
- a CDS encoding transposase (product_source=COG3293; cath_funfam=1.20.5.950; cog=COG3293; pfam=PF13340), with amino-acid sequence MGVKDRLVLSDAAWERMAPLIIGRPDQKGSTGRDNRMFVEGALWIVRTGSPWRDLPGAFGDWNSVFRRFSRWSIKGVWWRIFEAMSDDPDFEYLIVDSTIVRAHQHAAGAKEAAPPGQGKRRATPNRG; translated from the coding sequence TTGGGTGTGAAAGACCGTTTGGTTTTGAGCGATGCGGCGTGGGAGCGGATGGCGCCGCTGATCATAGGTCGACCTGACCAGAAGGGTTCGACCGGGCGCGACAACCGGATGTTCGTGGAAGGCGCGCTTTGGATCGTGCGTACGGGGTCTCCCTGGCGAGATCTTCCGGGGGCGTTTGGGGATTGGAACAGCGTGTTCCGACGCTTCAGCCGATGGAGCATCAAGGGTGTTTGGTGGCGGATCTTCGAGGCGATGTCCGATGATCCGGACTTCGAATATCTGATCGTCGATTCGACCATCGTCCGGGCGCATCAGCACGCCGCCGGGGCGAAGGAGGCGGCTCCGCCTGGCCAAGGGAAACGACGAGCTACGCCAAATCGTGGATGA
- a CDS encoding hypothetical protein (product_source=Hypo-rule applied) produces MRGELAAKGNIAHLTKIFAELIDALAHDKVS; encoded by the coding sequence ATGCGAGGAGAATTGGCAGCGAAGGGCAATATCGCTCATTTGACGAAGATCTTCGCGGAACTGATCGATGCGCTGGCCCATGACAAGGTCTCGTGA